The Chthoniobacterales bacterium genome includes a window with the following:
- a CDS encoding DUF2851 family protein, which produces MTAAAAYRDALAAGGTTIREPEAPSRPAGELELQARWFSGEFGRDWVSEDGAPVRVEDFGRWNHEAGPDFVDARIRIGNEERRGAIELDLDVRDWERHGHAGNPAFREAIAHLFVHRPAARFFTRTCDHREVPQIALPPAKSHPASTARPPEPITTEATRARAILHAAARHRLDLKAAALQRHASAHGEDAAQFAAIAVALGYKRNQTPFLLLAQRVDVRAAAAPDGEALLFGAAGFLETPQPPAADPATRAYLRVLWEDWWSARARCERWILPPEAWHFAGLRPANHPHRRVAALAAVARSWSPIRSALASSERTAFLHTLESLGHPFWDTRFNLKAAAFDRPQALVGPERLRDILLNVFYPQAISRTEDAWDAFVRESGPVPATIMRATADRFFEDALPRSLREAVLQQGLLQLERDHRMAPDPPAFLAALRNATFPPPGHCPTSSSVRD; this is translated from the coding sequence ATGACCGCCGCAGCCGCCTATCGCGACGCCCTTGCCGCCGGTGGCACCACGATCCGCGAGCCGGAAGCCCCCTCCCGTCCCGCCGGCGAACTCGAGCTACAAGCCCGCTGGTTCTCTGGAGAATTCGGCCGCGACTGGGTTTCCGAGGACGGCGCGCCGGTCCGTGTCGAGGATTTCGGCCGCTGGAATCACGAGGCCGGGCCGGATTTCGTCGACGCGCGCATTCGGATCGGCAACGAGGAACGTCGCGGCGCCATCGAGCTCGACCTCGATGTCCGGGACTGGGAGCGTCACGGGCACGCCGGCAATCCCGCCTTTCGCGAGGCGATTGCCCACCTCTTCGTTCATCGCCCGGCCGCGCGCTTTTTCACCCGCACCTGCGACCACCGCGAAGTCCCCCAGATCGCGCTCCCGCCCGCGAAATCCCACCCCGCATCGACCGCTCGCCCCCCCGAACCGATCACCACCGAAGCCACGCGGGCCCGGGCCATCCTTCACGCCGCCGCCCGGCATCGCCTGGACCTCAAGGCCGCCGCCCTGCAACGACATGCCTCCGCCCACGGCGAGGATGCCGCGCAATTTGCCGCCATTGCCGTGGCCCTCGGCTACAAGCGCAACCAGACCCCGTTCCTGCTTCTCGCCCAGCGCGTGGACGTGCGCGCCGCAGCGGCCCCCGACGGCGAGGCCCTGCTCTTCGGCGCCGCGGGCTTCCTGGAAACGCCCCAGCCACCCGCTGCCGATCCGGCGACCCGCGCCTACCTCCGGGTGCTCTGGGAGGATTGGTGGTCCGCCCGTGCGCGTTGCGAGCGCTGGATTCTGCCGCCGGAGGCGTGGCATTTCGCCGGCCTGCGTCCCGCGAACCACCCCCACCGGCGCGTGGCCGCCCTCGCCGCGGTCGCGAGATCGTGGTCGCCCATCCGCTCCGCCCTCGCCAGCAGCGAACGCACCGCATTCCTGCACACGCTCGAATCGCTGGGGCATCCCTTCTGGGACACTCGTTTCAACCTGAAAGCCGCCGCCTTCGATCGCCCGCAGGCCCTCGTCGGCCCGGAGCGCCTCCGCGATATTCTCCTCAACGTCTTCTATCCGCAGGCTATCAGCCGGACCGAGGATGCCTGGGACGCCTTCGTCCGCGAATCCGGTCCCGTTCCGGCCACGATCATGCGCGCCACCGCCGATCGCTTTTTCGAGGACGCCCTCCCGCGCTCGCTCCGCGAGGCCGTCCTCCAGCAGGGGCTTCTTCAGCTCGAGCGCGACCACCGCATGGCGCCGGATCCCCCGGCCTTTCTCGCCGCCCTGCGAAACGCGACCTTCCCCCCGCCCGGCCATTGCCCAACCTCGTCCTCCGTGCGAGACTGA